Proteins encoded within one genomic window of Girardinichthys multiradiatus isolate DD_20200921_A chromosome 21, DD_fGirMul_XY1, whole genome shotgun sequence:
- the LOC124858477 gene encoding leukocyte elastase inhibitor-like isoform X1, whose product MNSLCCRPFKSKSERNSNRTVGEGNLLLETRGKMAAATPLATANTSFSLALLRKLGDNDNTANVFFSPFSISSALAMVMLGARGNTSAQMSETLKTLNIQDDVHSSFALLLRELNKPGAPYALSVANRLYGEQSYQFLQDFLEKSRKHYEAELETVDFSKNSEAARVNINNWVEKQTQGKIKDILGMDAVSGMTRLVLVNAIYFKGNWNKQFQESSTREAPFRINKNDTKPVKMMYQESKFPLTFISEVNCQILEMPYKGKELSMLIFLPSDMEGTTGLEKLEQELTYDKFMEWTRPDMMNVKEVEVRLPRFKMDEKYDMKNVLMSMGMVDAFDQGNSDFSGMSPANDLFVSEIYHKAFVEVNEEGTEAAAATAAVMMLHCAMIPAKFIADHPFLFFIRHNPSTTVLFAGRYCSPV is encoded by the exons ATGAACTCGCTTTGTTGTAGACCCTTCAAAAGCAAGTCAGAGAGAAACTCCAACAGGACTGTGGGCGAAGGAAATCTACTTTTGGAAACAAGAG GAAAGATGGCAGCAGCAACCCCTCTGGCTACAGCCAACACCAGCTTCTCTCTGGCTCTGCTCAGGAAGCTGGGGGACAACGACAACACTGCAAACGTCTTCTTCTCTCCTTTCAGCATCTCCTCAGCCCTGGCCATGGTGATGCTGGGAGCCAGAGGCAACACATCTGCCCAGATGTCAGAG ACCTTGAAAACCCTGAATATTCAGGACGACGTCCACTCCAGCTTTGCCCTGCTGCTGAGAGAGCTCAACAAGCCAGGTGCTCCATATGCCCTGAGTGTCGCCAACAGACTCTACGGAGAGCAGTCCTACCAGTTTCTTCAG GATTTCCTTGAGAAAAGTAGGAAGCACTATGAAGCAGAACTGGAGACGGTGGACTTTTCCAAAAACTCCGAAGCAGCCAGGGTCAACATCAACAACTGGGTGGAGAAGCAGACACAAG GTAAAATTAAGGATATCCTGGGTATGGATGCAGTGAGCGGGATGACCAGGTTGGTGCTGGTCAATGCAATCTACTTCAAAGGCAACTGGAACAAGCAGTTTCAGGAGAGCTCCACCCGCGAGGCTCCGTTCCGAATCAACAAG AATGACACAAAGCCGGTGAAGATGATGTACCAAGAGTCAAAGTTTCCCCTGACCTTCATCTCTGAAGTCAACTGCCAG ATCTTGGAGATGCCGTACAAAGGGAAGGAGCTGAGCATGCTTATCTTTTTACCCTCTGACATGGAGGGTACAACTGGTCTGGAGAAG CTGGAGCAGGAGTTGACGTATGACAAGTTCatggaatggacccgtccagaCATGATGAATGTAAAGGAGGTCGAGGTGCGCCTGCCTCGGTTCAAGATGGACGAAAAATATGACATGAAGAACGTCCTGATGAGCATGGGCATGGTGGACGCCTTCGACCAAGGAAATAGTGACTTTTCCG GCATGTCTCCTGCCAATGACCTGTTTGTGTCAGAGATTTACCACAAGGCCTTTGTGGAAGTAAACGAGGAGGGAACTGAGGCTGCTGCTGCCACCGCCGCTGTCATGATGCTGCACTGCGCCATGATTCCTGCCAAATTCATCGCGGACCATCCtttcctcttcttcatcagacacaacccctccacgaCCGTTCTCTTCGCTGGTCGCTACTGCTCACCCGTATGA
- the LOC124858477 gene encoding leukocyte elastase inhibitor-like isoform X2 — translation MAAATPLATANTSFSLALLRKLGDNDNTANVFFSPFSISSALAMVMLGARGNTSAQMSETLKTLNIQDDVHSSFALLLRELNKPGAPYALSVANRLYGEQSYQFLQDFLEKSRKHYEAELETVDFSKNSEAARVNINNWVEKQTQGKIKDILGMDAVSGMTRLVLVNAIYFKGNWNKQFQESSTREAPFRINKNDTKPVKMMYQESKFPLTFISEVNCQILEMPYKGKELSMLIFLPSDMEGTTGLEKLEQELTYDKFMEWTRPDMMNVKEVEVRLPRFKMDEKYDMKNVLMSMGMVDAFDQGNSDFSGMSPANDLFVSEIYHKAFVEVNEEGTEAAAATAAVMMLHCAMIPAKFIADHPFLFFIRHNPSTTVLFAGRYCSPV, via the exons ATGGCAGCAGCAACCCCTCTGGCTACAGCCAACACCAGCTTCTCTCTGGCTCTGCTCAGGAAGCTGGGGGACAACGACAACACTGCAAACGTCTTCTTCTCTCCTTTCAGCATCTCCTCAGCCCTGGCCATGGTGATGCTGGGAGCCAGAGGCAACACATCTGCCCAGATGTCAGAG ACCTTGAAAACCCTGAATATTCAGGACGACGTCCACTCCAGCTTTGCCCTGCTGCTGAGAGAGCTCAACAAGCCAGGTGCTCCATATGCCCTGAGTGTCGCCAACAGACTCTACGGAGAGCAGTCCTACCAGTTTCTTCAG GATTTCCTTGAGAAAAGTAGGAAGCACTATGAAGCAGAACTGGAGACGGTGGACTTTTCCAAAAACTCCGAAGCAGCCAGGGTCAACATCAACAACTGGGTGGAGAAGCAGACACAAG GTAAAATTAAGGATATCCTGGGTATGGATGCAGTGAGCGGGATGACCAGGTTGGTGCTGGTCAATGCAATCTACTTCAAAGGCAACTGGAACAAGCAGTTTCAGGAGAGCTCCACCCGCGAGGCTCCGTTCCGAATCAACAAG AATGACACAAAGCCGGTGAAGATGATGTACCAAGAGTCAAAGTTTCCCCTGACCTTCATCTCTGAAGTCAACTGCCAG ATCTTGGAGATGCCGTACAAAGGGAAGGAGCTGAGCATGCTTATCTTTTTACCCTCTGACATGGAGGGTACAACTGGTCTGGAGAAG CTGGAGCAGGAGTTGACGTATGACAAGTTCatggaatggacccgtccagaCATGATGAATGTAAAGGAGGTCGAGGTGCGCCTGCCTCGGTTCAAGATGGACGAAAAATATGACATGAAGAACGTCCTGATGAGCATGGGCATGGTGGACGCCTTCGACCAAGGAAATAGTGACTTTTCCG GCATGTCTCCTGCCAATGACCTGTTTGTGTCAGAGATTTACCACAAGGCCTTTGTGGAAGTAAACGAGGAGGGAACTGAGGCTGCTGCTGCCACCGCCGCTGTCATGATGCTGCACTGCGCCATGATTCCTGCCAAATTCATCGCGGACCATCCtttcctcttcttcatcagacacaacccctccacgaCCGTTCTCTTCGCTGGTCGCTACTGCTCACCCGTATGA